ctgccatgaactggaaactgctggaacaccagtgtcAGTGTCCATATTGTTTCATATTGCCGTGGACTGAGAGGTTgccgaccaagaaagaagcccctgctctaAAATCAGGACCACCtcaaaattcttcaacttcaaaTCAACAGCTTGACAGTTAAAACATGGACACaactgggtgttccaacagggcaatgatcccaaacacacaccgAAACTGGTTTTGAAATGGATAAAGCTAAAGTctaaactagactaaaacagagaggtgatcgagcttttgcagcagcagcaccaaagctatggaacgatctacctctccatatccgcacagctcagacgatacacacatttaaatctctattaaaaacacatttcttttccttggcatttggctgcagtgctacctccttttagatgattgttttatggtattttatggtacttgttttaaacgttttaatttttaattttcttatgttatttattgttcttaatgtttttatttatttatttttattttattattttatttatttatttatatatttttatttttatttagtatagtccttggggttacagatcttgtacagcactttggtcaacgtcgttgttttaaatgtgctttataaataaacttgacttgacttgacttaaaGCAGACTAATATTAAGCTTCTGGTAcagccttcccaaagcccccaCTTCAGTCCTATTttaaatttgtggactatgcttaagAGCCAGATCCATACTAGAAAACCAACCAGTTTAAATAAACTCTACCAAGGCTGCCAAGAAGATTGGGATAattctggatatttgaccaGACACTTGATgactaccaaaagcatctggtagAGGTGAAACTTACCAAGATATTAGTGGggatgtatttatatatttaacctTGTGTGTATACTTTTGAGACTGTGTGGAtaagagaaaatccaaaataaattcaaacttgtgcaccaaattcatttgtcattaaagatgtatactGTACattcattccaccctggaaaaagaacaaagaaatcattaaacaaaaaacaaaaaaataaaatcaaattagcATGAAATTCACGAGTCGATGTAACCTTTGACAACtgtactaaaataaaaaaagatggaaactaAAATTATTTAGCAGATGAGTAAATCTTGCAGTCAAACCCATATTTCCTTGTGTATGAGAAAGCTCAAATAGCAAGAAAGCAGTAAGTAAAATGCATTTTGATTGAAAGGGAATTTTTCATATGAAGCTAATGAGCAGTCAGTGACTAATGTCACAACCTGAAGTTACGGTTATTCCAGCTGAGGACCCAACAGTGACAGACACTTGCATAGCAATacaaaagatattttattttattgtaaaaggGCAGATGTGCAACACGGAGAACAGCAGGTAATAAGAAATACACAACtgcggaaaaaaaaaagaaatgtttaaatGGAATCAATAAGACAGGAAATTAAAGACGGCAAAAGTTTTCACAGAAGAACATCAATCTCCTACACCCGTTGATCTCACTGTACATGACTACAGATGCATCTTATTTTACCCTAAAGATAATGAAGCTGGTCTACATTAAGAAGCAATCATAGTTTCAGCCTGAGTACATTTAAAATTTGTACCAAAGGCAAATGAAAACATCcccctcatacacacacacacaccaaaaaaaaaaacaaaacaaaaaaactacagtaaaaTTATAATTGCTGACGAACTGGAAAGGAACTTAAAGgcttttcatgttatttttccATCATTTAGATTTCAAACACATAAAGCCGACAAACATGTACTAACCATGCTGCTGTGGTTTCAAATTGCTGACAATCTCATGGGATTTGTTCACTGGATATGAGAACTAACGCACTAAAAGAAGCAAAGTtagcacagatttttttttttttcttccttttttgacAATTACTGGGTCATGGGTAGCGGGCAGCTCTGACAGACTGTTCTCCTCTTAGTTGTCCTCCTCCCCTTGAATTTCTGCTTTTCTACAAACTGTAAAATTTGAGGCTTCTGTCCATCGCTGTAGAGGTCAGGAACCGGGCATTTTCTCCAAACGCCACTCCAGTCACCAATCCTGTATGGTCTAtgatttaaaacagaaacagcaggggaaatgTCATGTCACATGCATGCTGGATGAACATCTGTAAAGAGatttgacatgtttttcttCCACACCTGTGAAGTTGAGGACCTCAGACCACTGCTTGCAGATGTAGACACGGATGTCAGACCCTCCTACAGCCAGGTAGGTACCACTCTGATCAAACACGAGGGACTTCACCTGGAATAGAGAAGCAAACGGATTAAAATGAATTGGACAAGAAGGTCAAAGCAAAGACCTAGAAGGTCTACAGGTCACAGGGAGTATAACACAATACAAACCACAAACTGAGTCTCATGCGCACAGTTCGGCTTAGTATAAATGAAGAGAAAGCAGAGGAAAACTGTTAATCTGGCTCTTTCTAAGGTTAAATCAAACTTACCCTGACAGCTTATTTAACAATTCTACAGAAATGTGAGACACTGAGTATTAACCATAAACATTTCTCTCTGGGTGCAGTGATATCCTAGATGTGACTAAGACTCTTTCTCAAAAAGTTAAATTCAACAGGAGAAGTCCCAAATTTCTAACCTCATAGTTGTTGTCCAGAGTGATGGTCTTGAAGTtcttcagtttcctcaaatcCCACAGTTTCAGAGAGCTGTCCTGGGCACCTGGAGCACAGCAGACAagaatattcatatttattttatttttttttaaattgtcaaaCAATTTTTATTCCAAACAAAGATGCTGATAAAACTTCAAGATACGGTAAGTCACTGACACATGAATCATTTTTGATACTCTAAAATGTTCCTGCAACTTTACACACATCAAAGACTTGTAGCTAAACTGTGTAAGATCGCCATCAGTCAGTCTCACCTGTGGCCAGATAGTATCCGTTCTCAGAGAAAGCAATGGAGGTGACAGGTCCAGAGTGGCCTGGGAAGTTAGCCACGTTGGTGCGCTCCTTCAGATCCCAAATCTTGATCTGGGAGTCAGCCGTACCGGTGCCAAAAATGAGACCATCGGGGTGGAACTGAGCGCATGTGAGAGCTGAGGGGTGCAACCACAAACATTACGCCTGGAAGAGGACTGTTACTGAGGCTCTCAATTTCATTTAGCTGGAAAAATGAAACTTACCACAGCCAGCACTTTCATCAGTAACTTTGGTGAGGACTCTGCCAGTCTGGATATCAGAAAAGGCCCAGTACTGCAGAATAAAATGATCATAACTTAGACCGGTGAAGCCGTTTAACAGCAAAAAGATTTGATTGTTGAATAAATATTCACTGAAATTTGAGGTCTGTTGGTAATTTCAAGCACACACCTGATCCTCAGAGGAGCTGAGCAGGTAATCTCCAGTAGCATGTAGAGAGAGCCCAGTGACGCCTGCCTCGTGGGCACGTACCACCTGCACACAGTTGCCCCCGGTGACAGACCACACACGGATGGTGGTGTCTGGAGAGGCGGAGAAGACCACCGACTAGAGGAGAAGAGCGAGTGAGAAACAGCGGATTTCAGGAAGAATATTTGTCATGTGCCTCAATCTATTCTTCAGCAGCTTTGGTTGCAAGTTTCCATTAAGGAAGCATTACCTGAGATGGGTGGTAAATGACAGAGGTGACCTTCTTGGTGTGACCCTTGAGTGTTGCCACAATCTGCTCCTCATTCTTATCAAACACCACCACGTTCTTATCAGCTCCACCTGGGACATAGAAGTAGTTTGATATCAGATTCTTTATCTggcatgccaaaaaaaaattaaatacagaatGAAAGATGCACTCAGCGTACCAGTGAGCACTTTGTTGGTGTCTGAGGGACACAGATCCAGAGCCAGGATACCAGGCACGCTGGCACTATGAAGACCCTGAAGGCAACACGAAAGAAAACGTTGATGCATCGAATCACTGAGTGAAACAGATGCATCCTTGCAATTGTGCAGAATCAATACTCACAGCATGGGAGGCCACTTGGCGGTATTTGCCGAGATCCTCAGCTCTAACCAGATCCTCTGGGACAGTTTTGCCTCTCTGCAGAGAACCACAGTAAAGCAATTAATTGAGAGAGAGTAAATTATGAACAAAG
The sequence above is a segment of the Archocentrus centrarchus isolate MPI-CPG fArcCen1 chromosome 10, fArcCen1, whole genome shotgun sequence genome. Coding sequences within it:
- the prpf19 gene encoding pre-mRNA-processing factor 19 produces the protein MALVCAISNEVPEHPCVSPVSNQVFERRLIEKYIAENGTDPMNGQPLSEEQLVDIKVAHPIRPKAPSATSIPAILKSLQDEWDAVMLHSFTLRQQLQTTRQELSHALYQHDAACRVIARLTKEVTAAREALATLKPQAGLVAPQAVPASQPTAAGAGGEPMEISEQVGMTPEIIQKLQDKATILTTERKKRGKTVPEDLVRAEDLGKYRQVASHAGLHSASVPGILALDLCPSDTNKVLTGGADKNVVVFDKNEEQIVATLKGHTKKVTSVIYHPSQSVVFSASPDTTIRVWSVTGGNCVQVVRAHEAGVTGLSLHATGDYLLSSSEDQYWAFSDIQTGRVLTKVTDESAGCALTCAQFHPDGLIFGTGTADSQIKIWDLKERTNVANFPGHSGPVTSIAFSENGYYLATGAQDSSLKLWDLRKLKNFKTITLDNNYEVKSLVFDQSGTYLAVGGSDIRVYICKQWSEVLNFTDHTGLVTGVAFGENARFLTSTAMDRSLKFYSL